One Chroococcidiopsis sp. TS-821 genomic window carries:
- a CDS encoding SDR family oxidoreductase — translation MSSLTRPLAVVTGASNGIGYELAKQFAQNGFDLLVTATGESINEAAQAFEKLGAKVETVQADLATYEGVETLYSQIQATGRPVEAIAINAGVGVGGDFARETDLQDELNLINLNVVSSVHLAKRVVKDMVERGKGRILFTSSIAALMPGPFEAVYAASKAFVHSFAEGLRNELKDTGVTVTSLMPGPTDTNFFHRAGMDDTKAGASKKDDPAEVAKQGFEALMAGKDSVIAGSLMTKIQGNVSKILPDTIGAEQHRQLTEPGSAS, via the coding sequence TTGCCCAAAATGGTTTCGATCTGCTTGTCACAGCTACAGGAGAAAGTATCAATGAAGCGGCGCAAGCCTTTGAAAAGCTGGGTGCTAAAGTCGAGACAGTTCAAGCCGATCTTGCTACCTATGAGGGTGTTGAGACGCTTTACAGCCAAATTCAGGCAACGGGACGACCTGTGGAAGCGATCGCAATTAACGCAGGTGTTGGTGTTGGTGGTGATTTTGCCCGCGAAACTGATTTGCAAGACGAACTTAATTTGATTAACCTCAATGTTGTATCATCTGTTCATCTTGCTAAACGCGTAGTGAAAGATATGGTAGAGCGTGGCAAAGGAAGAATTTTGTTCACCTCATCAATCGCAGCGCTGATGCCTGGACCATTTGAGGCAGTTTATGCGGCATCAAAAGCGTTTGTACATTCGTTTGCTGAGGGATTGCGCAACGAGCTAAAAGACACGGGCGTTACCGTAACTTCTCTTATGCCAGGACCAACTGATACTAACTTTTTCCATCGCGCTGGCATGGACGACACTAAAGCAGGTGCGAGCAAAAAGGACGATCCGGCTGAAGTTGCCAAGCAAGGATTTGAAGCACTGATGGCTGGCAAAGATTCTGTTATTGCAGGTTCGCTAATGACTAAGATTCAAGGCAATGTCAGTAAGATCTTACCGGATACTATCGGGGCTGAGCAGCACCGCCAACTAACCGAGCCTGGTTCTGCATCTTAA
- a CDS encoding S-(hydroxymethyl)glutathione dehydrogenase/class III alcohol dehydrogenase, whose translation MDVKAAVAFEADKPLSIETVQLEGPKAGEVLVEIKATGVCHTDAFTLSGADPEGLFPAILGHEGAGVVVEVGAGVTSLKPGDRVIPLYTPECRQCEYCLSRKTNLCQAIRSTQGRGVMPDGTSRFSLDGTMLHHYMGTSTFANYTVLPEIAVAKIREDAPFDKVCYIGCGVTTGIGAVIYTAKVEPGAKVIVFGLGGIGLNVIQGARMVGAEMIVGVDINPNKRALAEKFGMTHFVNPKEVEGDLVPYLVDLTKGGADYTFECIGNVNVMRQALECCHKGWGVSVIIGVAAAGQEICTRPFQLVTGRVWKGSAFGGARGRTDVPKIVDWYMEGKINIDDLITHTMPLERINDAFDLMHKGESIRSVVTF comes from the coding sequence ATGGATGTTAAAGCAGCAGTTGCTTTTGAAGCTGATAAACCATTGTCGATTGAAACAGTACAACTCGAAGGACCCAAAGCCGGCGAAGTTTTAGTCGAAATTAAAGCGACTGGAGTGTGTCATACAGATGCTTTTACGCTTTCTGGTGCCGACCCAGAAGGATTATTCCCAGCAATTTTGGGGCATGAAGGCGCGGGTGTTGTTGTTGAGGTGGGTGCAGGAGTAACCAGTCTCAAGCCAGGCGATCGCGTTATTCCGCTTTATACTCCAGAATGTCGCCAGTGCGAATATTGTCTCAGTCGCAAAACAAATCTTTGTCAAGCTATCCGCTCAACGCAAGGGCGTGGCGTAATGCCAGATGGAACAAGCCGCTTTTCGCTTGATGGCACGATGCTCCACCACTACATGGGAACCTCCACTTTCGCTAATTATACAGTTTTACCAGAAATTGCGGTAGCTAAAATTCGCGAAGATGCTCCCTTTGATAAAGTATGTTACATCGGTTGTGGGGTTACAACTGGTATTGGGGCGGTGATTTACACTGCCAAAGTTGAGCCAGGGGCAAAAGTCATCGTCTTTGGATTAGGCGGCATTGGTTTAAATGTGATTCAAGGCGCTCGTATGGTAGGAGCCGAAATGATTGTCGGCGTGGATATTAATCCCAATAAGCGAGCGTTAGCTGAAAAATTTGGGATGACGCACTTTGTTAATCCGAAAGAAGTTGAAGGTGATTTAGTACCCTATTTGGTCGATCTCACGAAAGGTGGTGCTGATTATACTTTTGAATGCATTGGCAACGTGAATGTCATGCGTCAAGCATTAGAATGCTGTCACAAAGGCTGGGGTGTCAGCGTGATTATTGGCGTTGCTGCTGCTGGGCAAGAAATTTGCACTCGTCCTTTTCAATTAGTCACGGGACGTGTTTGGAAAGGTTCGGCATTTGGTGGTGCTAGAGGACGTACCGATGTTCCTAAAATTGTCGATTGGTATATGGAAGGCAAAATCAATATTGACGATCTGATTACGCACACCATGCCATTAGAACGGATTAACGACGCGTTTGATTTAATGCACAAAGGTGAATCGATCCGCAGTGTCGTCACGTTTTAG
- a CDS encoding RNA-binding protein — protein MSIYVGNLSYQVEQEDLKQVFLEYGDVKSVQLPTDRETGRVRGFAFVEMGTEAEEAAAIEALDGAEWMGRNLKVNKAKPREDRSSGGGRRGNGGGGYSRRY, from the coding sequence ATGTCGATTTATGTTGGTAATCTATCTTACCAGGTAGAACAAGAGGATCTCAAGCAAGTATTTCTCGAATATGGAGACGTTAAGAGCGTACAACTACCTACAGACCGCGAAACAGGTCGCGTAAGAGGCTTTGCTTTTGTTGAAATGGGAACAGAAGCCGAAGAAGCTGCGGCGATCGAAGCCCTCGATGGTGCTGAGTGGATGGGGCGCAACCTGAAAGTAAATAAAGCTAAACCTAGAGAGGATAGATCTTCTGGTGGTGGAAGACGAGGAAATGGTGGTGGTGGATACTCGCGCCGCTACTAA
- the rpsU gene encoding 30S ribosomal protein S21 has product MTQIILGENEGIDSALRRFKRQVSKAGIFPDMRKNRHFETPIEKRKRKELTKHKQRKHGKRR; this is encoded by the coding sequence ATGACCCAGATAATTCTAGGTGAAAACGAAGGCATTGACTCAGCCTTGCGTCGTTTTAAACGACAAGTATCGAAAGCAGGGATTTTCCCAGATATGCGGAAAAACCGTCACTTTGAGACACCAATTGAAAAACGCAAGCGCAAAGAACTTACCAAGCACAAGCAACGCAAACATGGGAAGCGCCGCTAA
- the fghA gene encoding S-formylglutathione hydrolase, with translation MAASLKLTSEYRCFDGTVGFYRHQSETCNIEMRFAVYQPPQAKSQRVPVLYFLSGLTCTEENFIVKAGAQRYAAECGLMLVVPDTSPRNTGIAGEDDDWDFGTGAGFYVDATEVPWRSHYQMYSYVVRELPALIAENFSIQPEKQGIFGHSMGGHGALVCALRNPDRYQSVSAFAPIVAPMQCPWGEKALSRYLGNRASWRSYDATELVLNANYQRPILIDQGTADQFLVEQLKPELFASACAKVNQPVNLRMQPGYDHSYYFIATFIEDHIRHHAAALLN, from the coding sequence ATGGCTGCATCGCTCAAACTGACAAGTGAATATCGCTGTTTTGATGGTACTGTCGGCTTTTATCGCCATCAGTCGGAAACTTGTAACATTGAAATGCGTTTTGCTGTGTACCAACCGCCGCAAGCAAAGTCGCAACGAGTTCCAGTGTTGTATTTTCTTTCAGGGTTAACTTGCACCGAAGAAAACTTCATCGTCAAAGCAGGGGCGCAGCGTTACGCAGCGGAATGTGGATTAATGTTAGTTGTCCCCGATACTAGCCCTAGAAATACAGGAATTGCAGGCGAAGATGACGATTGGGACTTTGGGACGGGTGCAGGTTTTTATGTTGATGCGACAGAGGTTCCGTGGCGATCGCATTATCAAATGTACAGTTACGTTGTGCGCGAATTACCTGCACTGATTGCGGAGAATTTCTCAATACAACCAGAAAAGCAAGGAATTTTCGGTCATTCTATGGGCGGACATGGGGCGTTAGTATGTGCGTTGCGTAACCCCGATCGATACCAGTCTGTTTCTGCGTTTGCACCAATTGTTGCACCGATGCAGTGTCCTTGGGGTGAAAAAGCTTTGTCGCGTTATTTAGGGAATCGCGCAAGTTGGCGTAGCTACGATGCAACGGAATTAGTACTAAATGCCAACTATCAACGTCCGATACTGATCGATCAAGGAACTGCGGATCAGTTTTTAGTCGAGCAACTCAAGCCAGAATTATTTGCCAGCGCGTGTGCCAAAGTTAATCAACCGGTAAACTTACGGATGCAACCTGGCTATGACCACAGCTATTACTTTATTGCTACTTTTATAGAAGACCACATTCGTCATCATGCTGCTGCACTGTTGAATTAA
- a CDS encoding glutathione S-transferase family protein — translation MSSTEDEKKPIATKRSKLPSKWIVWLGKFVWTNLWHIMMSKLAPRDRSGAYIRPNSEFRNFISAAEGSSYPPVSGRYQLYVGLGCPWAHRTLVVRALKGLEDAISVSTVSPSPLEGGWVLDKEENGCRTLAQVYQLAQPGYRGRSTVPVLWDKRTKTIVNNESSEIIVMLNSEFNQFAKHPTRDLYPEQLREKIDWWNEKIYHAVNNGVYRCGFAQTQEAYEQACNELFTTLDEIDIALASNRYLCGDRVTLADVRLFTTLFRFDVVYYGLFKCNRRRIQDYLHLGPYLRDLYQLPGVAETCNLEAVKQDYYGNLFPLNPGGIIPCGPEVNLLEPHNREKVGQRKAIGNW, via the coding sequence ATGTCCTCTACAGAAGATGAAAAAAAGCCGATCGCGACAAAGCGGAGTAAATTACCATCGAAGTGGATCGTTTGGTTAGGCAAGTTTGTCTGGACAAATCTTTGGCATATAATGATGTCAAAGCTAGCACCACGCGATCGTTCAGGCGCGTACATTCGTCCTAATAGCGAGTTTCGTAACTTTATCAGTGCAGCAGAGGGAAGTTCGTACCCACCTGTCTCAGGACGCTATCAACTTTATGTTGGGTTAGGATGTCCTTGGGCGCATCGAACGCTGGTTGTACGGGCGTTGAAAGGATTGGAAGATGCAATTTCAGTATCCACTGTGTCTCCCTCACCGCTTGAAGGCGGTTGGGTACTTGATAAAGAAGAAAACGGCTGTCGCACCCTAGCGCAAGTGTATCAGCTAGCACAACCAGGATATCGCGGACGTTCTACCGTACCTGTCTTGTGGGATAAACGGACGAAGACAATTGTAAATAACGAGAGTTCTGAAATTATAGTGATGTTGAACTCCGAATTCAATCAATTCGCCAAGCATCCCACACGCGATCTTTACCCCGAACAACTGCGCGAAAAAATTGATTGGTGGAACGAGAAGATTTATCATGCAGTGAATAATGGCGTATACCGTTGTGGTTTTGCCCAAACGCAGGAAGCTTACGAACAAGCTTGCAACGAGTTATTTACTACTTTAGATGAAATTGATATCGCGTTAGCATCAAATCGATATCTATGTGGCGATCGCGTCACCCTTGCAGACGTACGTCTATTTACAACCTTGTTTCGCTTTGATGTTGTTTATTACGGTCTATTTAAGTGTAACCGTCGCCGCATTCAAGATTATCTCCATCTAGGACCTTACTTGCGGGATTTATATCAGTTACCAGGCGTGGCTGAGACGTGTAATTTAGAAGCAGTTAAGCAAGACTACTACGGTAACTTATTTCCACTCAATCCAGGTGGTATTATTCCTTGTGGACCTGAAGTGAATCTTTTAGAACCACACAATCGTGAAAAAGTTGGTCAGAGAAAGGCGATTGGTAACTGGTAA
- a CDS encoding alanine--glyoxylate aminotransferase family protein, with protein sequence MTQTISINDKQRLQLAPLEMPNRLLLGPGPSNAHPDVLQAMNKKPVGHLDPAFLALMDEIQSLLRYVWQTENPLTIAVSGTGTAAMEATIANSVAPGDVVLIGVSGYFGNRLVDMAGRYGGDVRTITKPWGQVFSLEELRTAVETHRPAILALVHAETSTGARQPLEGVGELCREFDCLLLVDTVTSLGGVPIFLDAWGVDLAYSCSQKGLGCPPGASPFTMSARAMEKLQQRQNKVANWYLDMTLLGKYWGQERVYHHTAPINLYYALREALRIVAEEGLANCWQRHQKNVEYLWEGLEDLGLKLHVEREYRLPTLTTVCIPEGVDGKAVARQLLNDHNIEIGGGLGELAGKVWRVGLMGINSRKESVDRLLAALRQVLT encoded by the coding sequence ATGACACAAACGATTTCAATCAACGACAAGCAGCGTCTGCAACTTGCTCCCTTAGAGATGCCTAATCGCCTGCTATTAGGACCTGGACCATCAAATGCGCATCCTGATGTGTTGCAAGCGATGAATAAAAAGCCTGTAGGACATCTCGACCCTGCATTTTTGGCGCTGATGGACGAAATTCAGTCGCTGCTACGCTATGTGTGGCAAACAGAAAATCCCTTGACGATCGCAGTCAGTGGAACAGGAACTGCGGCGATGGAAGCCACAATCGCAAATTCCGTAGCACCTGGAGATGTTGTTTTAATTGGTGTCAGTGGTTATTTTGGCAATCGCTTGGTCGATATGGCAGGGCGCTACGGCGGTGATGTCCGTACGATAACCAAACCCTGGGGACAAGTTTTCTCCTTAGAAGAATTGCGAACTGCTGTAGAAACCCATCGTCCAGCAATTTTAGCACTCGTGCATGCCGAAACATCTACAGGTGCAAGGCAACCTTTAGAAGGCGTTGGCGAGTTGTGTCGCGAGTTCGATTGTTTATTACTCGTAGATACTGTCACAAGTCTTGGTGGCGTGCCAATTTTCTTAGATGCTTGGGGTGTTGACCTCGCCTATAGTTGTAGCCAGAAAGGTTTAGGATGTCCCCCAGGGGCTTCGCCTTTTACAATGAGTGCGCGGGCAATGGAGAAGTTACAGCAACGCCAAAACAAGGTAGCAAACTGGTATCTCGATATGACCTTGTTGGGTAAGTATTGGGGTCAAGAACGCGTTTATCACCACACAGCGCCGATAAATTTATACTATGCCTTGCGGGAAGCTTTACGTATAGTTGCCGAAGAAGGATTGGCAAACTGTTGGCAGCGCCATCAAAAAAATGTTGAGTACCTCTGGGAAGGATTAGAAGATTTGGGATTAAAGCTACACGTCGAACGCGAGTATCGCCTACCCACTCTCACAACTGTATGTATTCCTGAAGGAGTTGATGGTAAGGCAGTAGCTCGACAATTATTAAATGACCACAATATTGAGATTGGCGGTGGTTTGGGCGAATTAGCTGGTAAAGTTTGGCGTGTAGGATTGATGGGTATAAATAGCCGTAAAGAAAGTGTCGATCGACTTTTAGCAGCGCTGCGGCAAGTATTAACCTGA
- a CDS encoding MFS transporter: MNRGRVRVMALAAIACALFMTNFDNTVMMALPKVQASLGWNVLRSQWVLNAYTLTAASLVLTGGTIANLYGRKRVLLTGLFLFAIASLICGFAPNWEILLAGRILQGIGAAGFIPTSIFIVNHCARGRQKVLFLALWLGVSVFGLWAGYNWSGNIASILGWRSLFLLNVAIGAIAFWVIAKTVSPDIPQRRQKRNWAGIVLSIIVLGTLAYALSHGIDGVWRSPFRLWLLSVNGLSFIAFLAVEYRNNYVMRQLRFVRTKVLATVNFVSALSACTVFSLLIVLNVWLPQVQAQTQSDAESFPVYLFTPASDLVQAGYSNFELVFGRAGSDTIYSDDPPVTRRQNVDVDFLFGDIFDNTPQEYEIILNIQNNQQGGNPLLILERNIPSVGKDRFVLGDSDRPYYASADPATLLTTNFLGLNEYAIIYDFDPAQDSIQLNGRPQDYRLIDVNNLRVEGIQQPFFGKAIISLQQGAPDVLGYIIARPEVTLDLNASYFKYVGTRPQGRPGRRRKISQLGTTGRDLSLDAATDSAGNVYITGTTTGPLFGTNQGSIDAWLAKYNSSGTQVWARQFGGSSGDSAHAIATDSQGNIYVVGETGGSLFSPKQSQQLDAWVAKYDTNGNRLWGRQFNAGGFVSTAWGVDVDPAGNVYVSGLAVKDNPNREIFDFSVEDDSWIRKFDSNGNQLWSTEINTPFFHECYDVTVDQQGNAYITGWTQGLVRESDPIRPLPKYDVWVVKVNSAGQVQWLQQIGSTDFGLEFAWAIDTDSQGFVYLTGWTTGDIGPRLNQRRRRLGGGARDIWLFKLNPTDGSQVWAKQFGGPGDDGMILSDMEIDAQDNIFLIGHTDIRALRRQAANYSFNTWVARFDTNGNIGWFRQFGSDNNIDYPAGVAVGNNNMLYVTGFTDGLLGNLNGATTSAVDAWLTQLDKNTGRLLRFMGGRPGLQFNSVAQQAPPVRDISSELVTAERLPAGDFVIQTTEGIPIANVFSYGRLATSLARIFNPNVQNSFPRALAEQVRNGNIQL; the protein is encoded by the coding sequence ATGAATCGAGGTCGTGTTCGAGTTATGGCACTGGCTGCTATAGCGTGTGCTTTATTCATGACTAATTTTGACAATACAGTCATGATGGCACTTCCTAAAGTTCAAGCGAGTTTAGGTTGGAATGTATTGCGATCGCAGTGGGTACTCAATGCGTATACTTTGACTGCCGCCAGTTTGGTATTAACAGGCGGGACGATCGCAAATTTGTATGGACGCAAGCGAGTATTGCTAACAGGGCTATTCCTGTTTGCGATCGCGTCCTTAATATGTGGATTCGCACCAAACTGGGAAATTTTGCTCGCTGGACGAATATTACAAGGAATTGGCGCTGCTGGCTTTATCCCAACGTCAATTTTTATCGTTAATCATTGTGCTAGAGGGCGTCAAAAAGTTCTTTTCCTCGCACTTTGGCTAGGAGTCTCAGTCTTTGGGTTATGGGCTGGTTATAACTGGAGTGGAAACATCGCCAGTATTTTGGGATGGCGGAGTTTATTTTTACTCAATGTCGCGATCGGGGCGATCGCATTTTGGGTAATTGCCAAGACAGTATCGCCAGATATCCCTCAGCGGCGACAAAAACGCAATTGGGCAGGTATTGTTCTTAGTATTATTGTTTTAGGTACGCTTGCTTATGCACTAAGTCACGGAATCGATGGTGTCTGGCGATCGCCTTTTAGGCTTTGGCTACTGAGTGTCAACGGACTTAGCTTCATAGCATTTTTGGCAGTTGAGTACCGTAACAATTATGTGATGCGGCAACTGCGCTTTGTGCGAACAAAGGTGCTTGCAACCGTTAATTTTGTCTCAGCTTTGTCTGCTTGTACTGTATTTAGTTTACTGATCGTTCTTAATGTCTGGTTACCACAGGTACAAGCACAAACTCAAAGCGATGCTGAATCGTTTCCTGTTTACCTATTTACACCAGCAAGCGATTTAGTTCAAGCAGGCTATTCTAATTTTGAACTCGTGTTTGGGCGTGCTGGAAGTGATACGATTTACAGCGACGATCCTCCGGTCACCCGCCGACAAAACGTAGATGTTGATTTTCTGTTCGGTGACATCTTCGATAACACCCCGCAAGAGTACGAAATTATTCTGAACATTCAGAATAATCAGCAAGGAGGTAATCCGTTACTAATTCTAGAAAGAAATATTCCCTCAGTCGGGAAAGATCGGTTCGTTTTAGGAGATTCCGATCGACCATATTATGCTAGTGCTGACCCAGCCACTCTACTGACAACTAATTTCCTAGGTTTAAACGAGTACGCAATTATCTATGACTTCGATCCTGCTCAAGATTCCATCCAACTCAACGGTCGTCCCCAAGACTATCGCTTGATCGATGTTAACAACTTGAGAGTTGAAGGAATTCAACAACCTTTCTTTGGTAAAGCCATTATCTCACTTCAACAAGGCGCACCCGACGTACTCGGTTACATCATTGCAAGACCAGAAGTCACTTTAGATTTAAACGCGAGTTACTTTAAGTACGTAGGAACTAGACCCCAAGGAAGACCAGGGCGTCGGAGAAAGATTAGCCAACTAGGAACAACAGGTAGAGATTTAAGTCTTGATGCTGCAACCGATTCTGCTGGAAATGTTTACATAACCGGAACGACAACAGGACCGCTATTTGGCACAAATCAAGGTTCTATTGATGCATGGCTAGCGAAATATAACAGCAGTGGAACTCAAGTATGGGCTAGGCAATTTGGTGGTTCTAGCGGTGACAGTGCCCATGCGATTGCCACAGATAGTCAAGGTAATATCTACGTAGTCGGAGAAACAGGTGGCAGCTTATTTTCACCCAAACAATCACAACAGTTAGATGCGTGGGTAGCTAAATACGATACCAATGGCAATCGCTTGTGGGGTAGGCAATTTAATGCTGGTGGTTTTGTCAGTACTGCTTGGGGTGTCGATGTCGATCCAGCAGGTAATGTTTATGTCTCAGGACTAGCAGTTAAGGATAACCCAAATCGAGAAATCTTCGATTTCAGCGTTGAAGACGATTCCTGGATAAGAAAGTTTGATAGCAATGGCAATCAACTCTGGTCTACTGAGATTAATACTCCCTTTTTCCACGAATGCTATGACGTCACCGTCGATCAACAAGGCAATGCTTACATTACAGGATGGACGCAAGGTTTAGTCAGAGAATCAGATCCAATCCGACCTCTGCCAAAATACGATGTTTGGGTTGTGAAGGTCAATTCAGCTGGTCAAGTGCAGTGGCTGCAACAAATAGGTAGCACAGACTTTGGACTAGAGTTTGCTTGGGCAATTGATACTGACAGTCAAGGCTTTGTGTACCTCACAGGATGGACAACAGGTGACATTGGTCCAAGACTTAACCAACGCAGGAGACGATTAGGAGGAGGAGCCCGCGATATCTGGCTATTCAAGTTAAACCCAACTGACGGAAGTCAAGTATGGGCTAAGCAATTCGGCGGTCCAGGTGATGATGGCATGATCTTATCTGACATGGAAATTGATGCTCAGGATAATATCTTTCTCATCGGGCATACAGATATTAGAGCGCTCAGACGACAAGCGGCAAATTATTCTTTCAACACCTGGGTAGCACGTTTTGATACCAATGGTAACATTGGGTGGTTCCGACAGTTTGGTAGCGATAATAATATTGACTACCCAGCTGGAGTAGCAGTTGGTAACAACAATATGTTGTATGTCACGGGATTTACAGATGGTTTACTCGGAAACCTCAATGGAGCGACGACTTCTGCTGTCGATGCTTGGCTAACGCAGTTAGACAAAAACACGGGACGACTACTTCGGTTTATGGGTGGTAGACCGGGTCTCCAATTTAATAGTGTTGCTCAGCAGGCTCCCCCTGTACGTGATATTAGTAGTGAATTGGTGACAGCTGAGCGATTACCCGCGGGTGACTTTGTTATCCAAACTACTGAGGGAATTCCGATTGCAAATGTATTCAGCTATGGAAGACTTGCTACTAGCCTTGCAAGAATTTTTAACCCGAATGTACAAAACTCGTTTCCTCGCGCTTTGGCTGAGCAAGTGAGAAATGGTAACATTCAACTCTAA